In Dermatophagoides farinae isolate YC_2012a chromosome 9, ASM2471394v1, whole genome shotgun sequence, a genomic segment contains:
- the LOC142597798 gene encoding alkylglycerol monooxygenase-like, whose amino-acid sequence MVVPPPSSSNSDSIIGSIPAPIAAVNHNNITTTNDHSDAFHHCTSLMAQGLVEQLGWMFYYVKPNSSIFMNVDDVPNYEVQIFPIFGVLVIIEQMIRLMQRKRFSRLSDVIVNIGAGLIFVAVRVALLGVVMKLFYFLYDNYRIVDLPKNCVSTWFISLLSVEFVYYWVHRSLHEINIFWASHQFHHNAVEVDVSVTLRDTVVDLVIYEFFPTPLALFVPPPILLVHMQFSLIYQVWLHTEVVSHLGPIEYIINTPRQHRVHHGKNPWCIDKNYGALLMVFDRIFGTYQAEEEKIVFGTTEKPYETFDTITLHFYYYYDSVWKKFKSMNSFGDKMKALFYGPGWAPGKPRTGLLSDIPPVDIHAPIERYDCEISFWESFYVMLHSFIIAMGFYIITDHPLVRNSPLNAMIIMFYVLFALTSFGTIFDRRSIGPLVESSRCLLFFPFDSYVMQPWIEQLTPPMHLHGFIDYMLGLIRLIHIVSIAVWLILWFRNARRNPKSFKAELLLASDNKSTLLKEDKCISAFAYSNNINVINQRRPWAIALYAVTMVISLTFMFFIFALRFDHCNSIFKTSNNIEL is encoded by the exons atggTTGTACcaccgccatcatcatccaacaGTGATTCAATTATCGGTTCAATACCGGCACCAATTGCAGCtgttaatcataataatataacCACCACTAACGATCATTCTGATGCATTCCATCATTGTACATCGCTTATGGCACAAGGTCTTGTTGAACAACTTGGCTGGATGTTTTATTATGTTAAACCAAATTCATCGATATTtatgaatgttgatgatgttccCAATTATGAAGTGCAG ATATTTCCAATATTTGGTGTATTGGTcattattgaacaaatgatACGTCTAATGCAACGTAAACGTTTTTCACGTTTAAGCGATGTAATCGTCAATATTGGTGCTGGTCTCATATTTGTAGCCGTCCGTGTAGCATTATTGGGTGtggtgatgaaattattttattttctttatgATAATTATCGTATCGTTGATTTGCCCAAAAATTGTGTATCCACATGGttcatatcattattatcggtAGAATTTGTCTACTATTGGGTACATCGTTCATTACATGAAATTAATATATTCTGGGCAAgccatcaatttcatcataatgcCGTTGAAGTTGATGTTTCTGTTACATTACGTGATACAGTTGTTGATTTGGTCATCTATGAG TTTTTCCCAACACCATTGGCATTGTTTGTACCGCCACCAATCCTATTGGTACATAtgcaattttcattgatctaTCAAGTTTGGCTCCATACCGAAGTTGTATCACATTTAGGTCCAATCGAATACATTATCAATACACCACGACAACATCGTGTACATCATGGTAAAAATCCATGGtgtattgataaaaattatgGTGCACTATTGATGGTTTTTGATCGCATATTCGGCACCTATCAAgctgaagaagaaaaaattgtttttggcACCACAGAAAAACCATATGAAACATTCGATACGATTACATTGcatttctattattattatgattctgtatggaaaaaattcaaatcaatgaattcatttggtGATAAAATGAAAGCATTATTCTATGGACCAGGATGGGCACCAG GAAAACCACGAACTGGATTATTGTCCGATATTCCACCTGTTGATATTCATGCACCAATTGAACGTTATGATTGTGAAATATCATTCTGGGAATCATTCTATGTTATGTTGCATAGTTTTATCATTGCAATGGGTTTCTATATTATCACCGATCATCCATTGGTCCGTAATTCACCGCTGAAtgcaatgatcatcatgttttaTGTACTATTTGCATTGACATCATTTGGCACCATATTTGATCGACG ATCGATTGGACCATTAGTGGAATCATCACGTTGTCTTTTATTCTTTCCATTCGATTCATATGTTATGCAACCATGGATTGAACAACTGACACCACCGATGCATTTACATggttttattgattatatgtTGGGCTTAATCCGATTGATTCATATCGTATCGATCGCTGTTTGGTTGATACTTTGGTTCCGAAATGCACGCCGTAATCCAAAATCATTTAAAGCCGAATTATTGCTGGCCAGCGATAATAAATCCACATTATTGAAAGAAGATAAATGCATTAGTGCATTTGCTTATAGTAACAATATCAATGTCATCAATCAACGACGACCATGGGCAATTGCATTGTATGCCGTTACAATGGTCATATCATTGACatttatgtttttcatttttgcaCTTCGTTTCGATCATTGTAATAGTATTTTCAAGACATCCAACAACATTGAACTTTAA
- the LOC124498115 gene encoding uncharacterized protein LOC124498115, translating to MMSNETDVCCEFKKPISLCWKNLRYEVDEWFMVDGWQPRRRRKVILNRLNGSVRMNSLNALLGPSGSGKTSLINCLIGNVPAKNISPDTEIYINSEIITKSSNSLVSFVPQFVHEIILGRFTVLETLYYAFCFKNPAHYHGRAYQHIQSTIQELMLNPKVLQTRFENCSGGEQRRVAIAQELMSIESKPPFLFIDEPTTGLDSESALVVMKCLQRLSTQNGITVLVSIHAPSSDILDMFDQLYIIAKGGVCIYSDQPGGLRSHLNQITGIALNEDDSPIQEYLRIASNGINDEQVRKLTQESVQQDHQRLTSQFSKFEKEECPFASIPKGIPHYSRKFRSSDLWTQFRRLLRLTFMADVRNIILVIVSSTINIILLTSIANKDMVIPSGCLPFNIEQFNQTCQEKLKEDRLIGTCLMLLIMIMILTLSLGLGMYSIMIVNFMKILRNEYRNGWYSYASLIHPVQLNDMITSILIVVIFIVIYYLNCGILIVEQYQINWYRMGSGSLFTLVIVLYGQSFGYLLIATCIDQFELLLLLSQVILVILNASNGLIVTIDLMDKPFHRTISHLLGSRYIADGYLYTYYGIDRCDPQTEYSQILKQFFVDTDNIYSNLEKPMIVIIVIRIISIIVMRWTFSNVNNGKIVSETKQEILTKILTPAIEIDFHEKPTFVQIFDSNNNNVEPEMTKNEFQQFCTGRYIIGWRQLTLFATDTIYELRPTPESLDDFGDKLILRNLSGQFQFGTLNAIMGSSGSGKTSLLKVFNGKMKTKLTGSTQFYLSRFVPIRTCYIKQEVSKHLIPGLTSKQSLVYASKLKNCHETQTIDHEQVADNLLNELDMTNTANTMVQNCSGGERKRLALAMELTSVRMPNLICIDEPVSGLDSNSARLVLRCLRQFIARHPDITMVVSIHQPSTEQLDMFDLCYVLAFDGLGIYLGPPARIKSFLSETSSIDKDKRFPIETLIRYSCTDHSNSIVQRLAEETDNQINKITPSVLLDTVHIKDGVPFPRMRFSLRSVAILFHRLAHCSIRYQWPLWLTYLIFYVFLGTMFLDCFDKKIVNIDGCISIEDDFLAVCSNFTDHKWKNDFRLVSNVNFVIFSSFIFFFILDAQIINLFSLGLKFFATQHLNGWYTCGSYYLSKLLFDATTILPMVIIFAYVIDIYSTVSPNNFFWWQVINLYLSSLCFLAIMNMNVLFLHRSILALFTFVGFSQGFFLLLSNVYNVIEEMNFIVRFLSNFSIYRYQFQATLWLIYGGDRCKSHEIQSLMYMLNIPTNVEYFYDCIVKLVLLVIFYHTMALLVFCVKYNPLINRQERAERIERYRNEHILKIEPKHLF from the exons ATGATGTCGAATGAAACAGATGTATGTTGTGAATTCAAAAAACCAATTTCGTTGTGTTGGAAAAATTTACGTTATGAAGTTGATGAATGGTTTATGGTCGATGGTTGGCAACCACGACGACGGCGAAAAGTTATCCTTAATCGTCTTAATGGATCAGTACGAATGAACAGTTTGAATGCATTGCTTGGACCATCCGGTTCAGGTAAAACTTCGCTCATAAATTGTCTCATTGGCAATGTTCCAGCCAAGAACATTTCACCCGACACTGAAATTTATATCAACAGTGAAATAATCACAAAGTCATCGAATTCATTGGTCAGTTTTGTGCCACAATTCGTTCATGAGATAATCCTTGGACGGTTCACAGTGCTCGAGACTTTGTATTATGCATTCTGCTTCAAGAATCCTGCTCACTATCATGGCCGAGCATATCAACACATCCAGTCAACGATCCAGGAATTGATGCTAAATCCAAAAGTGTTGCAAACACGTTTCGAAAATTGCTCTGGTGGCGAACAACGTCGAGTGGCCATCGCTCAAGAGCTGATGtcaatcgaatcgaaaccaccgtttttgttcatcgatGAACCTACTACCGGTCTGGATAGTGAGTCAGCATTGGTGGTCATGAAGTGTCTACAACGATTGTCCACACAGAATGGCATCACAGTCCTCGTGTCAATTCATGCTCCCAGTTCGGATATATTGGATATGTTCGATCAATTGTACATCATAGCCAAAGGAGGTGTTTGCATTTATTCTGATCAACCGGGTGGATTACGGTCACATCTGAATCAAATCACTGGAATCGCATTGAATGAGGATGATTCTCCGATCCAGGAATATCTTCGTATCGCTAGCAATGgcatcaatgatgaacaagTGAGAAAATTAACACAAGAAAGTGTGCAACAAGACCATCAACGACTTACATCTCAATTCAgtaaatttgaaaaagaagaatgtCCATTTGCTTCTATTCCAAAAGGTATTCCTCATTATTCACGAAAATTTCGTAGTTCGGATCTTTGGACACAATTCCGGCGTCTATTACGTTTGACATTCATGGCAGATGTTCGAAATATAATTTTGGTTATTGTATCGAGCACAATAAACATTATTTTACTTACATCAATCGCTAATAAAGATATGGTAATACCAAGTGGTTGTCTACCattcaatattgaacaattcaatcaaacatgtcaagaaaaattgaaagaagaTCGATTAATTGGAACATGTCTGATGcttttaataatgataatgatactTACATTATCGCTTGGTTTAGGAATGTATTCGATCATGATAGtgaattttatgaaaattcTTCGTAACGAATATCGTAATG GTTGGTACAGTTATGCATCATTAATTCATCCtgttcaattgaatgatatgattacatcgatattgattgttgttatattCATAGTGATTTATTATCTGAATTGTGGAATTCTCATTGTTGAGCAATATCAAATTAATTGGTATCGTATGGGCAGTGGATCTTTATTCACATTAGTTATAGTCTTGTATGGTCAATCATTCGGTTATTTGTTGATCGCAACGTGtatcgatcaatttgaattacTTCTTCTTCTATCTCAAGTAATCTTGGTCATATTAAATGCTTCTAATGGATTAATAGTTACCATTGATTTAATGGACAAACCATTTCATCGAACAATATCACATTTACTTGGTAGTCGATATATTGCCGATGGCTATCTTTATACATACTATGGTATTGATCGTTGTGATCCACAAACAGAATATTCacaaatattgaaacaattttttgtcGACACAGACAATATCTATTCAAACCTAGAAAAGCcgatgattgtaataatagtgattcgaatcatttcTATCATTGTGATGCGTTGGACATTTAGCAATGtgaacaatggaaaaatcgTATCAGAAACAAAGCAAGAAATATTGACAAAAATCCTAACTCCTGCaattgaaatcgattttCATGAAAAGCCTACGTTTGTCCAGATTTTcgatagtaataataataatgttgaacctgaaatgaccaaaaatgaatttcaacaattttgtaCTGGCCGTTACATAATTGGATGGCGTCAATTGACATTGTTTGCGACTGATACCATCTATGAATTGCGTCCTACACCTGAATCGTTGGATGATTTTGGAGACAAGTTAATATTACGTAATCTCAGTGGACAATTTCAGTTTGGAACATTGAATGCAATCATGGGCAGCTCCGGTTCGGGTAAAACATCATTGTTGAAagttttcaatggaaaaatgaaaaccaaacTTACTGGTTCGACTCAATTCTACCTCAGTCGATTCGTACCGATTCGGACTTGCTATATCAAACAAGAAGTATCCAAACACTTGATACCCGGATTGACAAGCAAACAAAGTTTGGTCTATGCTTCTAAATTAAAGAATTGTCACGAAACACAAACAATTGATCATGAACAAGTGGCTGACAATTTGCTCAATGAATTAGACATGACCAACACGGCCAACACTATGGTGCAAAATTGTTCCGGTGGAGAAAGGAAACGACTGGCTCTGGCAATGGAATTGACATCCGTTCGAATGCCCAATCTCATTTGCATTGATGAACCTGTCAGTGGTTTGGATTCCAATTCGGCACGGTTGGTCCTTCGATGTCTTCGACAATTCATTGCTCGTCATCCAGATATCACTATGGTGGTCAGCATTCATCAACCTAGTACCGAACAGCTGGACATGTTTGACCTATGCTATGTGCTAGCATTCGATGGCCTTGGTATCTATTTAGGACCACCAGCCCGAATCAAAAGTTTTCTCAGTGAAACATCTTCCATCGATAAAGATAAACGATTCCCAATTGAAACACTTATCCGGTATTCGTGCACTGATCACTCGAATTCAATCGTACAACGATTAGCCGAAGAAActgataatcaaatcaataaaatcacaCCATCGGTGTTACTGGATACTGTTCATATAAAGGATGGTGTACCGTTCCCTCGAATGCGATTTTCATTGCGATCGGTAGCCATTTTATTCCATCGTTTAGCCCATTGTTCAATCCGATATCAATGGCCATTATGGTTGACATACCTGATTTTCTACGTATTTTTAGGAACCATGTTTTTAGAttgttttgataaaaaaatagttAATATTGACGGTTGTATATCGATAGAAGATGATTTCTTAGCCGTTTGTTCGAATTTTACTGAtcataaatggaaaaacgaTTTTCGTCTTGTCAGCAATGTtaattttgtaattttttcaagtttcattttctttttcatattGGACGCTCAAATTATCAACTTGTTTTCATTgggattgaaattttttgcaaCTCAACATTTAAATG GCTGGTACACCTGTGGCTCATATTATTTGTCGAAATTATTGTTCGATGCTACCACAATTCTACCGATGGTCATAATCTTTGCTTATGTAATCGATATCTATTCAACAGTTTCGcctaacaattttttctggtggcaagtgatcaatttatatttatcatcattatgttttttGGCCATAATGAATATGAACGTATTGTTTCTACATAGATCAATTCTTGCCTTATTCACTTTTGTCGGATTTTCACAGGgcttttttctattattatccaatGTATACAATGTAATtgaagaaatgaattttatcgTACGTTTTCTatcgaatttttcaatttatcgtTATCAATTTCAAGCAACATTATGGCTTATTTATGGTGGTGATCGTTGTAAATCGCATGAAATACAATCATTGATGTATATGTTGAATATTCCAAcaaatgttgaatatttcTACGATTGTATTGTCAAATTAGTCTTATTGGTCATATTTTATCATACAATGGCATTATTAGTATTCTGTGTTAAATACAATCCATTAATCAATCGACAAGAAAGAGCCGAACGTATTGAACGATATCGTAATGAACATATTCTTAAGATAGAACCgaaacatttattttaa
- the LOC142597787 gene encoding uncharacterized protein LOC142597787 isoform X1, with the protein MIKSTIKKKQFPETIMTSMDMMMTIDNHDDNTGRSSLLLELFCNFFGFLGMRLHHIDWKQKSTILRFIWNLIIIMILVYSFFYDYPPKFNRDSVDDYQNAFLCLFHLINDHIFETICLMLMFYLLIYGPKVIDILNDDLFNEIYHHIRWPRTIFVMTIIFIIITYPLFYLRFLCQIIEDGHPLAVFAYFCEDIQQFAYLMIYHYIKYGTSVQLSYQFERFKQNTNDDDMNVGHQQLIQTVRQLAQLNQHINELFSWIFLLEYISNCLDLVLALTSKQLDYPLLGFFITIIIYLIYIVSIDLSIVKISTKIEHYIQNDGKMLKKFTTNDNYQQQYLRLFEMNAVYLDYLRLNLFNCCRIDFEFLLDTLCLICIYCIIICQTETVNNSV; encoded by the exons ATGATTAAAagtacaataaaaaaaaaacaattcccAGAAACAATAATGACAT ccatggatatgatgatgaccatcgataatcatgatgacaatactggtagatcatcattattactggaattattttgcaattttttcgg aTTTCTAGGCATGCGATTACATCATATtgattggaaacaaaaatccactATATTGAGATTCATTTGGAacctgatcatcattatgatattggtctattcatttttttatgattatccACCAAAATTTAATAGAGATTcagttgatgattatcagaATGCATTTCTATGtctatttcatttgattaatgatcatatttttgaaacaatttgtttAATGCTCATGTTCTATTTATTGATATATGGACCAAAAGTGATCGAtatattaaatgatgatttattcaatgaaatttatcatcatatacgaTGGCCACGAACAATATTCGTTATGACAAtcatattcataataataacatatcCATTATTCTATCTACGATTTCTTTGTCAAATCATTGAAGATGGTCATCCATTAGCAGTGTTTGCATATTTTTGTGAAGATATACAACAATTTGCTTATCTaatgatttatcattatattaaaTATGGAACCAGTGTTCAATTGTCATATCAATTTGAACGATTTAAACAAAacaccaatgatgatgatatgaatgtTGGCCATCAACAGCTTATACAAACAGTTCGCCAATTAGCACAGCTGAATCAACAtattaatgaattattttcatggATATTTCTACTAGAATATATTAGTAATTGTTTGGATCTAGTATTGGCATTAACATCCAAACAATTGGATTATCCATTACttggttttttcatcacaataATCATATATCTTATTTACATtgtatcgattgatttatcaATAGTGAAAATTTCtacaaaaattgaacattACATACagaatgatggaaaaatgttgaaaaaatttacaacaaatgataattatcaacaacaatatttacgattatttgaaatgaatgccGTTTATTTGGATTATTTACGATTAAATCTATTCAATTGTTGTcgtattgattttgaatttttactCGATACATTGTGTTTAATATGTATCTATTGTATCATTATTTGTCAAACAGAAACCGTAAATAATTCAGTATGA
- the LOC142597787 gene encoding uncharacterized protein LOC142597787 isoform X2: MDMMMTIDNHDDNTGRSSLLLELFCNFFGFLGMRLHHIDWKQKSTILRFIWNLIIIMILVYSFFYDYPPKFNRDSVDDYQNAFLCLFHLINDHIFETICLMLMFYLLIYGPKVIDILNDDLFNEIYHHIRWPRTIFVMTIIFIIITYPLFYLRFLCQIIEDGHPLAVFAYFCEDIQQFAYLMIYHYIKYGTSVQLSYQFERFKQNTNDDDMNVGHQQLIQTVRQLAQLNQHINELFSWIFLLEYISNCLDLVLALTSKQLDYPLLGFFITIIIYLIYIVSIDLSIVKISTKIEHYIQNDGKMLKKFTTNDNYQQQYLRLFEMNAVYLDYLRLNLFNCCRIDFEFLLDTLCLICIYCIIICQTETVNNSV, from the exons atggatatgatgatgaccatcgataatcatgatgacaatactggtagatcatcattattactggaattattttgcaattttttcgg aTTTCTAGGCATGCGATTACATCATATtgattggaaacaaaaatccactATATTGAGATTCATTTGGAacctgatcatcattatgatattggtctattcatttttttatgattatccACCAAAATTTAATAGAGATTcagttgatgattatcagaATGCATTTCTATGtctatttcatttgattaatgatcatatttttgaaacaatttgtttAATGCTCATGTTCTATTTATTGATATATGGACCAAAAGTGATCGAtatattaaatgatgatttattcaatgaaatttatcatcatatacgaTGGCCACGAACAATATTCGTTATGACAAtcatattcataataataacatatcCATTATTCTATCTACGATTTCTTTGTCAAATCATTGAAGATGGTCATCCATTAGCAGTGTTTGCATATTTTTGTGAAGATATACAACAATTTGCTTATCTaatgatttatcattatattaaaTATGGAACCAGTGTTCAATTGTCATATCAATTTGAACGATTTAAACAAAacaccaatgatgatgatatgaatgtTGGCCATCAACAGCTTATACAAACAGTTCGCCAATTAGCACAGCTGAATCAACAtattaatgaattattttcatggATATTTCTACTAGAATATATTAGTAATTGTTTGGATCTAGTATTGGCATTAACATCCAAACAATTGGATTATCCATTACttggttttttcatcacaataATCATATATCTTATTTACATtgtatcgattgatttatcaATAGTGAAAATTTCtacaaaaattgaacattACATACagaatgatggaaaaatgttgaaaaaatttacaacaaatgataattatcaacaacaatatttacgattatttgaaatgaatgccGTTTATTTGGATTATTTACGATTAAATCTATTCAATTGTTGTcgtattgattttgaatttttactCGATACATTGTGTTTAATATGTATCTATTGTATCATTATTTGTCAAACAGAAACCGTAAATAATTCAGTATGA